A stretch of Suncus etruscus isolate mSunEtr1 chromosome 9, mSunEtr1.pri.cur, whole genome shotgun sequence DNA encodes these proteins:
- the SOWAHC gene encoding ankyrin repeat domain-containing protein SOWAHC — protein MEGPGELSSEAVLSFLAARGGRVRHAELVQHFQGALGGEAEQRARARAHFKELVNAVAKVRADPADGTKYVHLKRRFCEGAPPSASEAGVPPSSSSSSSIAAAAAAQKAPREERAESTETTPSQDCDGLGPAVVLGDPPSDGARTEEDSRPLQPAPDRGPAPGCSVDPEHPQTSSLEDPDAGSAPGGGPAPRSARQNLRDLLTMGGGGGGSSPQLKRSPNPAAAGCSPGNLSGGGRGKSGADSDTASVASSSAEDDSTGGGSVTLDPLEHAWMLSASDGKWDSLEELLTYEPGLLTKRDFITGFTCLHWAAKHGRQELLALLVNFASKHQLPVNINARTSGGYTALHLAAMHGHVEVVKLLVGAYDADVDIRDYSGKKASQYLSQSTAEEIKNLVGALEEEEEESAASSGSGRWRLSKVLPSHLITHRLSHVPEDGVDHHYHHHLADGWAGGKVKDPARKIAGSSSGRIRPRLNKIRFRTQIVHTTPSFKDLEQPLEEGDEEDLDRSLKGHSSAFKFRPKSNVFG, from the coding sequence ATGGAGGGGCCGGGGGAGCTGAGCTCCGAGGCGGTGCTGAGCTTCCTCGCGGCGCGAGGGGGCCGGGTCCGTCACGCGGAGCTGGTGCAGCACTTTCAGGGCGCCCTGGGCGGCGAGGCGGAGCAGCGCGCCCGCGCCCGGGCTCACTTCAAGGAGCTGGTCAACGCCGTGGCCAAGGTGCGCGCCGACCCCGCCGACGGCACCAAGTACGTGCACCTCAAGAGGCGGTTCTGCGAGGGAGCCCCGCCGTCGGCGTCGGAGGCCGGAGTCCcgcccagcagcagcagcagcagcagcatcgcGGCGGCCGCCGCCGCCCAGAAAGCCCCCCGGGAGGAGCGGGCGGAGTCGACGGAGACGACCCCAAGTCAGGACTGCGATGGGCTGGGTCCCGCTGTCGTGCTCGGGGACCCCCCGAGCGACGGGGCCCGGACGGAGGAGGACTCGCGGCCCTTGCAGCCAGCTCCTGATCGGGGACCAGCCCCGGGCTGCAGCGTGGACCCGGAGCACCCCCAGACATCCAGCTTGGAGGACCCGGACGCGGGCAGCGCTCCCGGGGGCGGCCCCGCCCCGAGGTCCGCCCGCCAGAACCTCCGCGATCTGCTCACGAtgggtggcggcggcggcggcagctcCCCGCAACTGAAGCGCAGCCCCAATCCGGCGGCGGCGGGCTGCAGCCCGGGAAACTTGTCCGGAGGCGGCCGCGGGAAAAGCGGGGCTGACTCGGACACCGCGTCCGTCGCCTCGTCGTCGGCCGAAGATGACAGCACCGGCGGGGGTTCCGTGACGCTGGACCCCCTGGAGCACGCCTGGATGCTGTCGGCGTCCGACGGCAAGTGGGACAGCCTGGAAGAGCTGCTGACCTACGAGCCGGGCTTGCTGACCAAGCGGGACTTCATCACCGGCTTCACCTGCCTGCACTGGGCCGCCAAGCACGGCAGGCAGGAGCTGCTGGCCCTGCTGGTCAACTTCGCCAGCAAGCACCAGCTGCCCGTCAACATCAACGCCAGAACCAGCGGCGGCTACACCGCCCTGCACTTGGCGGCCATGCACGGTCACGTCGAGGTGGTGAAGTTGCTGGTGGGCGCCTACGACGCCGACGTGGACATCAGGGACTACAGCGGCAAGAAGGCGTCCCAGTACCTGAGTCAGAGCACGGCCGAGGAGATCAAGAACCTGGTGGGGGccctggaggaggaggaagaagaaagcgCCGCCAGCAGTGGGAGTGGGCGCTGGAGGCTTTCCAAGGTGCTGCCCTCGCACCTCATCACCCACAGACTCTCTCATGTCCCCGAGGATGGAGTGGATCATCACTACCATCATCACCTGGCTGACGGATGGGCTGGAGGCAAAGTGAAGGATCCGGCCCGCAAAATCGCTGGCAGCTCCAGTGGGCGAATCCGACCCAGGCTCAACAAAATTCGATTCCGAACTCAAATTGTCCACACCACACCCTCCTTCAAAGACCTGGAGCAGCCTCTGGAGGAGGGAGACGAGGAAGACCTGGACAGGTCTCTTAAAGGACACTCATCTGCTTTCAAATTTAGACCAAAGTCCAATGTGTTTGGGTAA